Proteins encoded by one window of Chryseobacterium sp. POL2:
- the rodA gene encoding rod shape-determining protein RodA, producing MKWAEGIDKLGLGLYFVICIFAILNIGSVDPDSGARQLMWFGISVFVGLVIFVMRTKFFENMSFVFYVMGVLLLVGLFPFGKEIMGQKNWYKFGPISLQPVEFAKIAVSLMLANYVSNPDFDIKRQRDVITCLAIIGIPGIVVLMIPDVGSLMVFLAFIIAIYREGFSGKFFSIMFVFIAVFLISIAINPLYVIGGIVLITAIYIFFNFYRIHWNVMSISAVVLIVGVLSAFSYVTPMVLEKLPKHQRERIEVLYKGERAFRDTSGYNLLYSKTAIGSGGLLGKGYKEGSVTQGKFVPEQSTDYIFCTVGEEWGFVGSTLLVLCYALYIGRIYYLAENQKSTFNRVFGYCFASILLMHFCMNIGMVMGLFPTVGIPLPYFSYGGSSLLAFSIMTFIFFKLNYADKNSLV from the coding sequence ATGAAGTGGGCAGAAGGCATAGACAAACTAGGGCTTGGTCTTTATTTTGTGATTTGTATATTCGCAATTCTCAATATTGGGAGTGTGGATCCAGATAGTGGTGCGCGACAGTTGATGTGGTTCGGGATAAGTGTTTTTGTAGGACTTGTTATTTTCGTAATGAGAACCAAATTTTTTGAGAATATGTCTTTCGTTTTTTATGTGATGGGCGTGTTACTTTTGGTTGGGTTATTTCCTTTCGGAAAAGAAATTATGGGCCAAAAAAATTGGTACAAATTCGGGCCAATCAGTTTGCAACCAGTAGAGTTTGCAAAAATTGCTGTTTCTTTGATGTTAGCCAATTATGTTTCTAATCCTGATTTTGATATCAAACGTCAGCGCGATGTAATCACTTGTTTGGCAATTATCGGCATTCCAGGAATTGTTGTTTTGATGATTCCTGATGTGGGATCTCTTATGGTGTTTTTGGCGTTTATTATTGCGATTTATAGAGAAGGTTTTTCGGGGAAATTCTTTAGCATAATGTTTGTCTTTATCGCTGTTTTTCTTATTTCGATAGCTATTAATCCTTTGTATGTTATTGGAGGAATTGTCTTAATAACAGCCATTTATATTTTCTTTAATTTTTATCGAATCCATTGGAATGTCATGAGTATTTCCGCAGTGGTTTTAATAGTCGGTGTGTTGTCGGCTTTTTCGTATGTAACGCCAATGGTTTTAGAAAAACTTCCCAAACACCAACGCGAAAGAATCGAGGTTTTGTATAAAGGCGAACGTGCTTTTCGTGATACATCGGGCTACAATTTATTATATTCCAAAACAGCCATTGGCTCGGGAGGACTTTTAGGAAAAGGCTATAAAGAAGGTTCGGTTACACAAGGAAAATTCGTTCCGGAGCAAAGTACAGATTATATTTTCTGTACCGTTGGCGAGGAATGGGGCTTTGTAGGAAGTACACTTTTGGTCTTGTGCTATGCCTTATATATAGGACGGATTTATTATCTCGCAGAAAATCAAAAATCCACTTTCAACAGGGTTTTTGGCTATTGTTTCGCCTCCATTTTGTTGATGCATTTTTGTATGAATATTGGGATGGTTATGGGCTTGTTCCCGACTGTTGGGATTCCGTTGCCTTATTTTAGTTATGGTGGAAGTTCGTTGTTGGCCTTTTCAATAATGACTTTTATTTTTTTCAAACTTAATTACGCTGATAAAAACAGTCTTGTTTAG